The DNA sequence AAATATCGGATGCATCTTAAGCAGAAGAGTGAGGAGACTATGCAAACAAATATTATTGGGAAGCTAAATGTTAATAGAGAAGCTAATAAGCAACTTTGTGCACCATTGAGGGTTCAAGCTACAACCAACATTCCTCAAATTCCACAAACACTGCCCCTTCATCATCAATATTATTCTTCATTATCTGTGCCAACTGTTAGTGCTGCACCTCATACTTTGAAATTCCCTAATAGTAACCCCTTTGGTCTCATCAACAACAATGGCATTGTTGGAAGTAACATGGCACTTAATCATCAGAATAATGATTATGGTCGGTATATTACTATGAACCTAATGCAACAGCAACAACAGCGACAGGTGCAAAATCACTACCATCATCGTAATCAAAGTCATTATTATCCAATGATGGCTCCTCAATCCTTTGATGGAGCTGCTTTTCAAGGGAGAACTAGGGGAGGTAGTGGTGGCTGTAGGAGTGATCCTCTTGTTGAATACAATACATTTTCTTCATCATCGTCAGCACCACTTGATCATTATCATCataaaatgaataataattCAGTCAGCGGAAGTGGCAGCATTGCTGAGATTCTGAATGATGGCTatatatcatcatcatcagcaCCACCCTCATCATCATCGTCCCTTTCTCCAACAGGATTCTTCTCAAGAACTCACCACCAGCACAATCATCAGCAGCTTCCAGCCGGGGACCTTGACGACAATTTTTGGGACGGCCTATATACTctttgaaaaataacaaacagtAATGTCGCACTTTTATGCTAATTAAGAAAAAACATTATCAAACCAAGCACATTGAGATGTTCTAGATAATCTGTATCTAATAGAGAATAattgtttaaatatttttgatataGATCTCATTTAAAATAAGATCTTTTGACATTTGGGTGATGCtttaaaatcatttttagaatttcatttaaaaaaattaagatcaaattTATTAGATGTgatctttgaatttttataaattgtATGGGATTACTTTTTTCTTGATTATTAAAGTAATGAAACTATTATCAATAGATGtcaatttcataaaaaatatacttttttttcttcttgaaCAGTCTTTCGTTCTCTAAAAAAAACCAtcaattctttaaaatttttttatcattatagtTGTAGAAAGTTCAGAATATATATAATGTTAAATAGGTAAAGAAAAATTTTAGTTACAACAATAAATCTTAAAAATTATAATGTATACTTactaagatttgaattttttgtactagtaaaaaaaattctttttaataaaataaactaaattgagTAAAAAAAATGAGGCAGTTAACCAATGTCCATTACTACAACATGCCAACTATCTGAAGTCTAAAACCATTATGCTGAAATAACCAGGCCAAAGCCATTCTACTGaatttaagttaaaaaaaagaaatactaTGTGATTGAGTTATGTCATATGTGAGTATGGAACTGACTTGCATAGAAGAAATGCAGCAGCTGTAGCTCTTTCACAAGTTCCCACTCTATATGGTTCTTCTTCAACATCCATTGATTCCTTACTTGATGGTTATCAAGGACAAGTTTTCATGGATAATAATCACATATTATAACTTTGGTTTATATCAAGGTAAATCACAAGTACTTATCAACCTTGAGGTTTAATTTTGATTGAGAAAATGGATTCAACCcaaattattcttttttttcaaaaaaaagtctaggaccaataatttttttgttttgtggcCAATACTTAAATAATCTCATACCATTAGATGTAATCTCataccattaaaaatactattgatggctaattgatgattacaaaacacaaaaattgcTGCCCCTAACACTCCTCTTTTTTCATATATGTTGTCTTCACATATTAGGGTTAGTTTGGATATAAGCTGtctttatatattaaaattagtttagaTTAACtctggaaagaaagaaagaacttaaattttttattttttataaaagtttttttaataaaaaactattttatagttagataagatttttttaaaaaatttaaatataaaaagtatttttagttttatttagataaacaaaaaaattcttttttggtgactgaaataaattaaataaagaaaaacaaaacaaacaaaataagaAACTGCTTAAATAGAGAGACAGTCTCAtttaagactactcttaaactcatcccaagataaaaaatattttttatttaaattatagaaAAGAACAAGATGAAAACACAAAATTCATTATTAGTAACTACATCTCTTTTATATGTTTCAACTCCGATCCTAATACATGCCATTAACATATctctaaaatataaaatactatACAATCTTCTTTAGTAGTCTAATATTTCTATCAATGCAACTAAATATCCattaaattattctatttttcagCTAtgttttttacaaaaatttcaaatatatacTTACAAAGTTACAATAACTGCATCTAAATTTAATgctttttttcttaaatttaattttgataaactgtagtataaaattattagtgtaaaactattttatacATACATCCAATTATATAAAGTcacattataaaaaataactattttacGTTGATTGCATAAATGATCATCTAAGAGAATGATTATGATTGCACGATTATGTAAAATGTTTTACACTATCAAtacatgaaaattaaattcttttttctttaacattcaaaaaaatcaatttaaaaatttaaaaagtagttattttaaattaaatttaaaatttttagaattataactttttaaaataaaaaaaatactaaatcaTTTAATCTGGgaagcaaagaaaacaaaaacaaaaataagaaaGTGTTTCGCAAAAGGTAGACAACGTCTTTTAATCTGGaagcaagaaaataaaaaacaaaaagttaaaagttttttttaaaatga is a window from the Arachis stenosperma cultivar V10309 chromosome 3, arast.V10309.gnm1.PFL2, whole genome shotgun sequence genome containing:
- the LOC130967200 gene encoding two-component response regulator ARR14-like; the encoded protein is MAANNNPHSLTDQNANSMLPPILDHQFSTTPALRLLVVDHDPEHLRLIQDIAFQCNYQVTTCFEGSHALNLLRESSGCFDVVLCDVHMPGIMDDGSRLLDHVLQEFNIPVVMMCATDDESSSAVMEGMKKKGACYNLVKPLSEQDLRNMWQNVVEKTQKEVCYDDDESKGTVNRRKRSLSTERDDRDHDVQPNTPNKKPRFIWTPERHQMFVDAVLQLGIDKAVPKKILELMDIPDLTRENVASHLQKYRMHLKQKSEETMQTNIIGKLNVNREANKQLCAPLRVQATTNIPQIPQTLPLHHQYYSSLSVPTVSAAPHTLKFPNSNPFGLINNNGIVGSNMALNHQNNDYGRYITMNLMQQQQQRQVQNHYHHRNQSHYYPMMAPQSFDGAAFQGRTRGGSGGCRSDPLVEYNTFSSSSSAPLDHYHHKMNNNSVSGSGSIAEILNDGYISSSSAPPSSSSSLSPTGFFSRTHHQHNHQQLPAGDLDDNFWDGLYTL